A region of the Desulfobulbaceae bacterium genome:
GGAAAACCTCACCCCCGTCCAGGAAATACTCACCCTGCTCACCACGGGCAGGAAGTCGTCGCCTTAAGACGATACTGCTAAGAGCGATAGTCAGCGTTGATTTTGATATAATCAATGGAAAGGTCGCAGGTAAGGATGGCCGATGAGCCTGCCCCCTCCTGGAGGGTGATCAGCACGGTGAAGGCCTTCTGCTTGAGGACCATGGTCGCCGCCTGCTCCGCCTCAACGCCAAGCCAGAGGCCATTGCCGACAATGCGAGCCTCGTCAAAGGCGATATCGACCTTGGCCTGATCAAAAACTATGCCCGAACGGCCCAAGGCGGCAATGATCCTACCCCAGTTGGCATCCTGGCCAAAGAAGGCGGTCTTAACCAACGGCGAATTGGCCACCGTCCGCGCAGCCAGCTCCGCATCACTCTCTGATCGAGCCCCAACCACCTTAACCGTCACCAGCTTAGTGGCGCCCTCGCCGTCCGCGACAATCTGCACGGCCAAATCCCTGGTCAACTCATCCACCGCCTGCTGCAAGAGGATGGCCTCAGCCGAGGCAGGATCAGCAAGCGCCGCATTGCCTGCCCTGCCGCTGGCCAGAAAGAGGACCGTGTCGTTGGTGCTGGTATCGCCGTCCACCGTGATCCGGTTAAACGACAGCTCGACGCTGCGACTGAGAATCTGCTGCATCAACTCGGGCTCCACTGCCGCATCGGTCATCAGGTAACAGAGCATGGTCGCCATATTGGGCATGATCATCCCCGCCCCCTTGGCCATACCGGCAATAGTCACCCGCTTACCAGCGATGGTTACAGTCCGGACAGCGGTTTTCGGCACCGTGTCGGTGGTCATGATCGCCCTGGCCACATCCATTGCCTTATCCGGGGCGAGTTCAGATACCAGCCGCCCGACATGGGAGAAACAGGTAAGATCAAGCTGCTGACCGATGACCCCGGTGGACGATACCTGAACAAAA
Encoded here:
- the argJ gene encoding bifunctional glutamate N-acetyltransferase/amino-acid acetyltransferase ArgJ gives rise to the protein MVQQDFQVDGFLFGAVKSGIRGKDRLDLAMIYCTVPAAAAAVFTTSQVKAAPVLLGIERIKGGRVQAILVNSGIANACTGAEGLDKARTASGLAARALGVDEAFVQVSSTGVIGQQLDLTCFSHVGRLVSELAPDKAMDVARAIMTTDTVPKTAVRTVTIAGKRVTIAGMAKGAGMIMPNMATMLCYLMTDAAVEPELMQQILSRSVELSFNRITVDGDTSTNDTVLFLASGRAGNAALADPASAEAILLQQAVDELTRDLAVQIVADGEGATKLVTVKVVGARSESDAELAARTVANSPLVKTAFFGQDANWGRIIAALGRSGIVFDQAKVDIAFDEARIVGNGLWLGVEAEQAATMVLKQKAFTVLITLQEGAGSSAILTCDLSIDYIKINADYRS